A genomic stretch from Erigeron canadensis isolate Cc75 chromosome 9, C_canadensis_v1, whole genome shotgun sequence includes:
- the LOC122582073 gene encoding uncharacterized protein LOC122582073 isoform X2, whose translation MTSIQNNNNQETMPLNCEALTSGLQSNGHLQTPQCNGSPLEGFIEPKNDVFTHANFLELDRTIATELFESSIEPNKKPAYIDSWFLHSGIKVAQLCQLNSVERQFYPFLVNNRVQNSPFFMFPRSYPCDYDHQEFHFFVVIDFEATCDKERNPHPQEIIEFPSVIVSSVTGQLEACFQTYVRPTCNQLLSDFCKDLTGIQQIQVDRGVTLSEALLRHDKWLEKKGIKNANFAVVTWSNWDCRVMLESECRFKKIRKPPYFNRFLSFT comes from the exons atgacttctatacaaaacaacaacaatcaag AAACCATGCCATTGAACTGTGAGGCCCTCACATCAGGCCTTCAAAGTAATGGGCACCTACAAACACCACAGTGTAACGGGAGTCCATTAGAAGGGTTTATAGAACCCAAAAATGATGTCTTTACACATGCAAATTTTCTAGAACTAGATCGCACAATAGCTACTGAATTGTTCGAGTCTTCTATTGAACCCAACAAAAAACCTGCATACATAGATTCATGGTTTTTGCATTCTGGCATCAAGGTGGCACAACTATGCCAGTTGAACAGTGTGGAACGCCAATTTTATCCTTTCTTGGTAAATAATCGGGTTCAAAATTCTCCATTTTTCATGTTTCCTCGAAGTTACCCTTGTGATTATGACCATCAAGAGTTCCATTTTTTTGTGGTTATCGATTTTGAGGCTACATGTGACAAGGAAAGGAATCCTCATCCCCAAGAGATCATTGAGTTTCCTTCAGTTATAGTGAGTAGTGTGACTGGTCAACTAGAAGCTTGTTTCCAAACATATGTCCGTCCAACGTGCAATCAGCTTTTGAGTGATTTTTGCAAAGATTTGACAGGAATCCAGCAAATTCAG GTAGACAGAGGAGTTACTCTTAGTGAAGCTCTCCTTCGACATGATAAATGGCTTGAGAAGAAGGGAATAAAGAATGCCAACTTTGCTGTGGTTACTTGGTCAAACTGGGACTGTCGAGTCATGCTAGAATCAGAATGCAGATTCAAGAAAATTCGTAAGCCTCCTTATTTTAACCG GTTTCTGAGCTTCACATAA